The Rhodospirillaceae bacterium genomic sequence AATCAACTAGGGTGCTGAGATAGGTGGCACTATGGATAAGCGGTGATGATTTCTTGTTTTTTGCCTTTTTCTGCTGTGCCTCTAAATAAGCCAAGGTGCAAGCCAGTAAAGTGCCGCCCAAGCAGTAACCTACGGCATTTACCCCTTTTGCCTTGGTAATTTGCTGGATGGTTTCAATGGCAGCAAGGATTCCTTCTTGCATATAATCTTCAAAAGTTTTCCCGGCTAATTTTTCATCCGGGTTGACCCATGAAATCATAAAAACGGTATGTCCTTGGCCAGTTGCCCAGCGGACAAAAGAATTATTTTCTCGCAGATCCAGGATATAATATTTGTTGATCCAGGGCGGAATGACCAGCAAGGGCCGTTCATAAACTTTTTCCGTGGTCGGGTTATATTGGATCAATTGCATCAGGCTGTTTTGGTAAACCACTTGCCCAGGGCTGGTGGCAATATTGCCACCTAATTGGAAGGCATTGGGGTCAGTCATGGTGATTTGTAAATGGCCGCGGCCTTTTTCCAAATCACGCAATAAATTTTGTAAGCCCTGAACCAAATTCTGTCCCTTACTGTTAATGGTTGTCCGCAAAATTTCAGGGTTGGTCAGCAAAAAATTGCTGGGGGATAAGGCATCGACAAACTGGCGTAGGTAAAAATCAACTTTTTTGGCGATTTGGGGATCAAGATCTTTGGCTTCACGGGTTAAGTTCAGCATCCATTTAGCTGACAGCAAATAAGATTGCTTCAAATAATCAAACACCACATTCTCTTGCCAGGCGCTATCCTTGAACCTTTTGTCTTGCGGTTGGCTCATAGGAGAGGGGGGTACCGGGGCATTGCCTGCCATCCGTTGCCAGGTTGATTGCCATAATTTCTGATATTCTTCCCACCAAGCCATTTGGTATTGCCATAAACGATCGGGATGGCGCAGCAGCTGGGTCAAATATTCTTGGAACGCTTGCCCAACATTAAAAAAATTTTCAGTTCCCATCGAAGAATGACTAGGTTGTTGCTGAAGGAATTTTTCAATGATTTGTTGGGATTGTTTGCCCATTTGGGCCAGCCAGTCTATCATGGCGTTTGGGGAAGAAGGGGGTTGCGAAGATTGATTCATCATAATACCTAAAGGATTGGGTGGATATTTGCACTATTGACGATTAGCATCATTAACACTTTATTGATTTATAGGATAAGTTATTCTAAGTTTCAAACAGGAATGTTTCTGGCGTGGTCAATATAGCCAAAAAATTCAGCTTGAGACAATATAAGTTTTTTATGATCACCATCATTAGGTCTGGCATTAGGTCTGAAATGCGTAGGGTTCAACAAAAAAGATTCAAAGCGCCACATAAATCTAGCCAATTAAAATATTTGGTGATTGTTTGCGCTTGTTTTTTCACAGTCGCTTGCGCGCAAAGGTCATTTCCTAGATTACAAGATTTTTCAACCCAACCTTGGCAAAAAAGCCAAGTGGATTGGGTAAAGATGCGGGAAGAGTTATTAAAACAGCATCAAAAAGGCTTGGATATCATGACAAGCAACCCGCTATCATTTAAAAACGGAAGGCAATGAATTATGAGAATGATCATTTTACCAGCAAGGATATAAAGTTTATGGACAGAAATTTAGCTTTGGAAGCCGTTCGTGTTACTGAGGCCGCCGCCTTGGCTGCTGCAAAATTGATGGGTCAGGGAAATGAAAAAGCAGCTGATCAAGCAGCGGTGGATGCCATGCGTCGGGCCTTCAACAGTTTGGCGATTGAGGGTACCGTGGTGATTGGGGAGGGTGAACGGGATGAGGCACCCATGTTATATATCGGGGAAAAGGTGGGGGCGGGTGGGCCAAAAATTGACATCGCCCTTGATCCGCTTGAGGGAACTTCGATCACCGCCAAAGGTGGGCCCAATGCCTTGGCGGTGGTTGCCATGGCCTCCGCGGGAGGATTTTTATATGCCCCTGATGTTTATATGAATAAAATTGCGGTGGGCAGCGGCGTGCCCAGGCACGCCATTGATCTTGATGCAAAACCTGCTGAAAATATTAAAGCCGTGGCTAAGTGCCGTGGGGTTGATGTGGGCGATATCGTCGTGTGTATTTTAGACCGTCCCCGTCATGCGGAATTAATTAGCCAGGTGCGGGCTGCAGGGGCCCGGATTATGTTGATTGATGATGGCGATGTTAGCGCGGTTATTGCCACCAGCCAGCCGGATACCGGGGTGGATATGTATATGGGGATTGGTGGGGCGCCGGAGGGGGTATTGGCCGCTGCTGCCCTTCGCTGTACGGGCGGATTTATCCAGGGCCGCCTGCTATTTCGGAATGACACAGAGAAAAAGCGGGCGGATCGGTGCGGCATTACGGATTTAAACCGTAAATACAGTTTGGAAGAATTGGCCCATGGGGATGTTATGTTTGCGGCCACTGGGGTCACGGATGGCAGCATGCTGCATGGGGTGCGGCGGAATCGGCAAAGCGGCCGGACGCATTCGGTGGTCATGCGTTCAAAAACAGGTACGGTGCGCTTTATTCAAGCTCACCATGATTTCAGCCGGAAGCAACCATTGTCTTCCTAGGATTTAAGTTATGCAGGATGGGTTGGCTTTTCTGGGCGTCCAACAATCAGTAACCGGAAAAAAATGGCAACAACGATCAGGTTCTGAGCGTTTAGGGTTAGCTATAGCCCAACGCTTACAATTGCCTGAAATTGTTGGGGTATTACTGGCAGGCCGCGGTATTGCTATTGATGATGCTCTTGGTTTTTTAACCCCTACCTTGCGTGAATTGCTGCCTGATCCTTTAGTCATACCTGGAATGGATGCCGGAATCGCGCGGGTTTTAAGCGCCTTGTTCAAGCAGGAAAAAATCGCCATATTTGGTGATTATGATGTGGATGGCGCTACATCCGCGAGCCTGCTCAAAAGGTTTTTTGATGCCCTGGATGTTCCTGTCCGCCTATATATCCCCGACCGTATGTTGGAAGGCTATGGCCCGAATTTTAAAGCCATGCAACAACTGCATCAGGAAGGAATTAGGCTGGTTATCACGGTTGATTGTGGCACCTCATCGGTTGAGGTGATCGCTCAAGCTTTAGAAATCGGATTGGCAACGGTAGTGATCGATCACCATGTGGCAGATGCCAATCTTCCCCAAGCCGCAGCTATTATCAACCCTAACCGGTTGGATACCCCTGCTGATATTCGTCAATCTTACGGCCAATTGGCCGCCGTTGGCATGGCTTTTTTATTTTTGGTTGGTCTTAACCGGGCGTTGCGGCAAAAGAACTTTTATCAAGGTAAGCGCAGCGAGCCTGATTTACGGCAATGGTTAGATATTGTGGCTTTAGGGACCATCTGTGATGTGGTGCCCTTAACCGGGCTTAACCGGGCTTTTGTCAGCCAAGGTTTGAAAATTATGGCGCAGCAGGGTAACCCCGGATTAAAAGCGTTGATGACGGTCACGGCTTTAGACCAAGCGCCCAGCGCCTATCATGCGGGCTATGTTCTGGGCCCGCGCATTAATGCAGGGGGGCGGATCGGCACGGCGGATTTGGGGGTGCGGTTATTGTCCACGAACGACTTCCTAGAAGCCCAGGGGATTGCCGAGCAATTGCACCGCCTGAACCAAGAACGCCAGGAGTTGGAGCAAAAAGCTTTTGAAGAAGCCCTATGGATGGCGAAAAGCCAGCAATTCTCGCAGCCGACCGATATTTTGCTGGTGTCCTCACCATTGTGGCATCAGGGGATTATTGGCATTATCGCCGGACGACTCAAGGAACATTTTCATCGACCGGTTTTTGTGGTCAACCTCCAAGACCAGCTTGCCAAGGGATCGGGAAGGTCTGTCCAGGGGCTTGATTTAGGGACTGCCGTTATTGCGGCCCGGCAAGCAGGTTTGGTGCAGGCAGGTGGGGGACATCCCATGGCCGCTGGCTTTACTGCCGATGCCTCAGGTCTTGATACATTAAAAGTTTTTTTAAACCAGCATTTACGGCAGCAAGCACGCCAGGTTTCCTATATACCGGCCATGGAGATTGACGGGTTATTAACTGCCCAAGCGTTAACGCCTGCTTTATATCAACAAATCAGCCAAATCGGTCCCTTTGGCAATGGCAATCCAGAACCGCGTTTCGCCATCGCCGATGTGCGGTTTTTGAAAACAGAAATTGTGGCAGAGAAACATGTGCGTTGTCTGGCAATCGGCCAGGACCGCAAAAGTTTTAAGGCAATGGCTTTTAGGGCGGCTTCCTTACCCTTAGGGCAATTATTGTTGAAACCCCACACCCTTTTCCACCTGGCCGGTACCCTGCGCCTGAATTTATGGAATGACCGTGAAGATATCCAGTTCATTATTGAGGATGCGGTTGTTTCTGACCGTCAAGGCTAGGCAACAGCTACCGAACCGTCACTTGCACCGCATAACAGCCGGATTTGGCAAAATTCAGCTCAATTTGAAACTGGGATTTGGGCGCTAAAATTTGGGACAAATCCATTAACATAATATGAGAATCATTCGGCATAAAAACCACCTGCTGCTTGGCGGGAATGACCACTGTTTCGCGCGGGCGCATCATCAGAACCATCCCGTCTGTCATTGTTGCGTGAATAGCCGCTTTCTTGGCGATATTGGTTTCAACCTTGATTAATTGATCAGGCTGCGATGATTGATTGGTTAAAGTTAAATAGATGGCGGCAGGCATTTGTTGATTGGTTACAGGCCTTGCCCAAGCGTTGGAAACCACAATTGTGTGATCATTTTTGCATTCTGCGGCCATTGCCATGGCTGTCATGCTGGTCAATAAACTGATCAGGATGAACAATAATTTAAGGAGCGTCCAAGGGTTGGTAAAGACAGGCATAGGTAGAAATCCTTTTTTCTCTTTTTGCAGATCTTTTTAAGTGGTTGGCTAATTTTTTAATTCAACATTTTTTGCAGGGTGGTAAGAATATCTTCCGCCGGATCATTCCAACGGAAAATACGATCAAAAACCCCTTGCGGATTAACCAGGTAAAAATAACCGGAATGATCAATGCCGTATCCGTCGGGCAAATCCATCTGTTCCACGCGGCTATAATAGACCCGGAAGGCGGCCGCCGTTCTTTGAATATCATTACTGCTGCCGCTTAATCCCAAAAGGGTGGGATAAAAAGTGCTGGCATATTCGCTAGCGATGGCCGCTGTATCCCGCTCAGGATCAAGGGTAATAAAAATCCCTTGAAGCTTATGGGCTTTTTGCCCCAACCCCTCTAAAATCAGGGCCATTTTATCAAGAGCAGTCGGGCAAATATCAGGGCAATGGGTGAAGCCAAAAAATATCAACTGCCATTTTCCGGGAAAATCTTGGTTCGTTACTGTTTTTCCCTGGGCATTGGTTAATTGAAATTCTGTACGGATTAAGCTTGGGGCAGAAGAGGGAGGCGATTTAGAAGAGGGGGATTGCAGATAACCCAAAATT encodes the following:
- the phaC gene encoding class I poly(R)-hydroxyalkanoic acid synthase, with the protein product MMNQSSQPPSSPNAMIDWLAQMGKQSQQIIEKFLQQQPSHSSMGTENFFNVGQAFQEYLTQLLRHPDRLWQYQMAWWEEYQKLWQSTWQRMAGNAPVPPSPMSQPQDKRFKDSAWQENVVFDYLKQSYLLSAKWMLNLTREAKDLDPQIAKKVDFYLRQFVDALSPSNFLLTNPEILRTTINSKGQNLVQGLQNLLRDLEKGRGHLQITMTDPNAFQLGGNIATSPGQVVYQNSLMQLIQYNPTTEKVYERPLLVIPPWINKYYILDLRENNSFVRWATGQGHTVFMISWVNPDEKLAGKTFEDYMQEGILAAIETIQQITKAKGVNAVGYCLGGTLLACTLAYLEAQQKKAKNKKSSPLIHSATYLSTLVDFTEPGELGVFIDEVQLQALEKKMQATGYLSGSEMATTFNLLRANDLIWSFVINNYLLGKEPMPFDLLYWNSDSTRMPAQMHSFYLRNMYLENKLVKGELSFSNIPLDLRQIQTPSYILATKEDHIAPWKSVYAATQLYRGDRRFVLGGSGHIAGVINAPATNKYAYWTHDKLPGDPEKWLQQATQHPGSWWNDWQKWVVSFTGEQIAARNPGDNGWKVIEPAPGSYVKVR
- the glpX gene encoding class II fructose-bisphosphatase yields the protein MDRNLALEAVRVTEAAALAAAKLMGQGNEKAADQAAVDAMRRAFNSLAIEGTVVIGEGERDEAPMLYIGEKVGAGGPKIDIALDPLEGTSITAKGGPNALAVVAMASAGGFLYAPDVYMNKIAVGSGVPRHAIDLDAKPAENIKAVAKCRGVDVGDIVVCILDRPRHAELISQVRAAGARIMLIDDGDVSAVIATSQPDTGVDMYMGIGGAPEGVLAAAALRCTGGFIQGRLLFRNDTEKKRADRCGITDLNRKYSLEELAHGDVMFAATGVTDGSMLHGVRRNRQSGRTHSVVMRSKTGTVRFIQAHHDFSRKQPLSS
- the recJ gene encoding single-stranded-DNA-specific exonuclease RecJ, whose protein sequence is MQDGLAFLGVQQSVTGKKWQQRSGSERLGLAIAQRLQLPEIVGVLLAGRGIAIDDALGFLTPTLRELLPDPLVIPGMDAGIARVLSALFKQEKIAIFGDYDVDGATSASLLKRFFDALDVPVRLYIPDRMLEGYGPNFKAMQQLHQEGIRLVITVDCGTSSVEVIAQALEIGLATVVIDHHVADANLPQAAAIINPNRLDTPADIRQSYGQLAAVGMAFLFLVGLNRALRQKNFYQGKRSEPDLRQWLDIVALGTICDVVPLTGLNRAFVSQGLKIMAQQGNPGLKALMTVTALDQAPSAYHAGYVLGPRINAGGRIGTADLGVRLLSTNDFLEAQGIAEQLHRLNQERQELEQKAFEEALWMAKSQQFSQPTDILLVSSPLWHQGIIGIIAGRLKEHFHRPVFVVNLQDQLAKGSGRSVQGLDLGTAVIAARQAGLVQAGGGHPMAAGFTADASGLDTLKVFLNQHLRQQARQVSYIPAMEIDGLLTAQALTPALYQQISQIGPFGNGNPEPRFAIADVRFLKTEIVAEKHVRCLAIGQDRKSFKAMAFRAASLPLGQLLLKPHTLFHLAGTLRLNLWNDREDIQFIIEDAVVSDRQG
- a CDS encoding copper chaperone PCu(A)C: MPVFTNPWTLLKLLFILISLLTSMTAMAMAAECKNDHTIVVSNAWARPVTNQQMPAAIYLTLTNQSSQPDQLIKVETNIAKKAAIHATMTDGMVLMMRPRETVVIPAKQQVVFMPNDSHIMLMDLSQILAPKSQFQIELNFAKSGCYAVQVTVR
- a CDS encoding SCO family protein, which encodes MAQLSKTFQYFTIALLCSLVFLGVGIILGYLQSPSSKSPPSSAPSLIRTEFQLTNAQGKTVTNQDFPGKWQLIFFGFTHCPDICPTALDKMALILEGLGQKAHKLQGIFITLDPERDTAAIASEYASTFYPTLLGLSGSSNDIQRTAAAFRVYYSRVEQMDLPDGYGIDHSGYFYLVNPQGVFDRIFRWNDPAEDILTTLQKMLN